A region of Procambarus clarkii isolate CNS0578487 chromosome 22, FALCON_Pclarkii_2.0, whole genome shotgun sequence DNA encodes the following proteins:
- the LOC138367466 gene encoding uncharacterized protein encodes MSTKYFTRPNSKEKMLSPSLSGGLRCKHNGLSRPALWRNLLLVSFVFRGVEECVFRGVEEYVPSGALRSVFRGVEECVFRGVEECVFRGVEEYVPSGALRSVFRGVEECVFRGVEECVFRGVEESVEECVFRGVEECVFRGVEEYVPSGALRSVFRGVEECVFRSVEEYVPSGALRSVFRGVEECAFRSVEECLQGR; translated from the exons ATGTCAACAAAATATTTCACAAGACCTAACAGCAAGGAGAAAATGTTGTCACCGTCGCTAAGCGGGGGACTACGGTGTAAGCACAATGGTCTCTCAAGACCAGCATTGTGGAGGAACCTTTTGTTGGTCTCTTTTGTCTTCAGGGGCGTTGAGGAGTGTGTCTTCAGGGGCGTTGAAGAGTATGTGCCTTCAGGAGCGTTGAGGAGTGTCTTCAGGGGCGTTGAGGAGTGTGTCTTCAGGGGCGTTGAGGAGTGTGTCTTCAGGGGCGTTGAAGAGTATGTGCCTTCAGGAGCGTTGAGGAGTGTCTTCAGGGGCGTTGAGGAGTGTGTCTTCAGGGGCGTTGAGGAGTGTGTCTTCAGGGGCGTTGAAGA GAGCGTTGAGGAGTGTGTCTTCAGGGGTGTTGAGGAGTGTGTCTTCAGGGGCGTTGAAGAGTATGTGCCTTCAGGAGCGTTGAGGAGTGTCTTCAGGGGCGTTGAGGAGTGTGTCTTCAGGAGCGTTGAAGAGTATGTGCCTTCAGGAGCGTTGAGGAGTGTCTTCAGGGGCGTTGAGGAGTGTGCCTTCAGGAGCGTTGAGGAGTGTCTTCAGGGGCGTTGA